In a genomic window of Candidatus Moranella endobia PCIT:
- the glyS gene encoding glycine--tRNA ligase subunit beta encodes MIQKTFLVEIGTEELPPKALRVLAEAFATQINIEFNSASVNHGEVSWFAAPRRLAVKVSGIDCHQAANRYVEKRGPAIFQAFDAAGNPTKAAKSWANSCGITLDQAEQLTTEKGEWLVYRDRLIQPWPNFLTMVISALSKIPIPKIMRWGENNNQFIRPVHTVTMLLDESVIHGKVLGVNAARILHGNRFIGEWEIHLEHAEHYPQVLLTRGRVIADYWQRKDIIRRNVAVAAKRLGGVADLSDDLLEEITSLVEWPVVLTASFEEKFLAVPTEALVYTMTVDQKYFPVYDYAGKLMPKFILVANIESTDPQKIINGNEKVLRSRFTDAEFFFNTDRKKRLEERLSSLDTVLFQKQLGTMRDKSDRIESLATWVAARIGANVQQAARAGRLSKCDLMTKMVLEFTDIQGVMGMYYARYDQEPETVALAQKEQYQPRSSKDALPTTLVSCAVAIADKMDTLVGIIGIGQHPKGDKDPFAMRRAALGVLRIIVGKQLPLDLKMLTEEAVHLYLDKLNNNQVVNDVIDFMLGRCQAWYQDQGHRIDTIQAVLARRPTRPMDFDARVRAVSYFRQLEEAAALATVNKRVSNILAKAVDHPINTDMQVSLLYAQAEITLATKLGILREKLQPMFEDGLYQDALVAMAALHQPIVEFFDNVVVMSEDKQIRINRLTLLAQLRELFLQVADISLLQ; translated from the coding sequence ATGATTCAAAAAACTTTTTTAGTAGAAATCGGCACGGAAGAACTACCGCCGAAGGCTTTGCGTGTTTTGGCTGAAGCATTCGCTACTCAAATAAACATTGAATTTAATTCAGCCAGCGTTAACCACGGCGAAGTTAGTTGGTTTGCCGCGCCCAGGCGACTAGCTGTCAAGGTTTCCGGGATAGACTGCCACCAGGCGGCTAATCGATACGTTGAGAAACGCGGTCCTGCCATTTTCCAAGCGTTCGACGCCGCTGGTAATCCTACTAAAGCTGCCAAGAGTTGGGCAAATAGTTGCGGCATTACGCTCGATCAGGCGGAACAGCTAACAACCGAGAAAGGAGAATGGCTGGTTTACCGTGACCGGTTGATTCAGCCTTGGCCTAACTTTTTAACTATGGTGATCAGCGCGCTTAGTAAAATACCGATACCTAAAATTATGCGCTGGGGCGAAAATAATAACCAATTCATTCGCCCAGTACACACAGTGACAATGTTACTTGACGAAAGTGTGATTCACGGTAAAGTGCTTGGTGTTAACGCTGCCCGCATTCTTCATGGCAACCGTTTTATAGGAGAATGGGAAATTCATCTAGAGCATGCTGAACATTATCCGCAAGTTCTGCTGACGCGTGGCCGGGTAATAGCTGATTATTGGCAGCGTAAAGACATAATACGCCGGAATGTAGCAGTAGCAGCCAAAAGGTTAGGTGGTGTGGCTGATTTAAGTGATGACCTGCTAGAAGAGATCACTTCGCTGGTAGAATGGCCTGTAGTGCTTACTGCTAGCTTTGAAGAAAAATTTCTGGCTGTACCAACAGAGGCACTAGTTTATACCATGACAGTTGACCAAAAATACTTTCCAGTGTATGACTATGCTGGCAAACTAATGCCAAAGTTTATCTTAGTTGCAAATATAGAGTCGACAGATCCGCAAAAGATTATTAATGGCAATGAAAAAGTTTTGCGCTCACGTTTTACTGACGCGGAGTTTTTTTTCAATACCGACCGAAAAAAACGGTTGGAAGAGCGTCTTTCTAGCTTAGATACAGTGTTATTCCAAAAACAGCTTGGCACTATGCGAGATAAGAGCGATCGAATTGAATCCTTAGCAACTTGGGTAGCAGCCCGTATTGGCGCAAATGTGCAACAGGCAGCGCGCGCTGGTCGGTTGTCAAAATGCGACCTAATGACAAAAATGGTGCTGGAATTTACTGACATACAGGGTGTGATGGGCATGTATTACGCACGCTATGATCAAGAACCAGAAACAGTCGCACTGGCGCAAAAAGAACAATACCAACCGCGATCTTCTAAAGATGCGCTACCCACCACGCTAGTGTCATGCGCGGTAGCCATTGCCGACAAGATGGACACGCTAGTCGGTATTATCGGTATCGGCCAGCATCCTAAAGGGGATAAAGATCCATTCGCTATGCGCCGTGCCGCACTTGGTGTGTTGCGTATTATAGTAGGAAAACAGCTACCACTTGACTTAAAGATGTTAACGGAAGAAGCGGTACACCTATACCTTGACAAACTGAACAATAATCAGGTGGTAAATGACGTTATTGATTTCATGCTCGGCCGTTGCCAAGCTTGGTATCAAGATCAGGGACATAGAATTGACACTATTCAAGCGGTGCTAGCACGTCGCCCAACCAGACCCATGGATTTTGACGCAAGGGTACGCGCGGTTAGCTATTTTAGACAATTAGAGGAAGCAGCTGCACTAGCTACAGTTAACAAGCGAGTATCTAATATTTTGGCGAAAGCTGTTGATCATCCCATCAACACAGATATGCAAGTATCGTTACTTTATGCTCAAGCAGAGATTACGCTAGCAACCAAGTTGGGGATATTGCGTGAAAAACTACAGCCAATGTTCGAGGATGGTTTATATCAGGATGCGCTCGTAGCGATGGCGGCGCTGCATCAGCCTATAGTTGAATTTTTTGATAATGTGGTGGTTATGTCAGAGGATAAGCAGATCAGAATAAACCGCCTGACATTACTTGCACAGTTACGTGAACTATTCTTACAGGTTGCCGATATTTCGCTACTGCAATAG
- the cydX gene encoding cytochrome bd-I oxidase subunit CydX, translated as MWYFTWILGTLLACALGIITALAIEHLENTSSG; from the coding sequence ATGTGGTATTTTACCTGGATTTTAGGCACGCTGTTGGCCTGCGCATTAGGCATCATTACTGCGCTGGCTATTGAGCATCTAGAAAATACTAGCAGTGGGTAG
- the cydB gene encoding cytochrome d ubiquinol oxidase subunit II: MFNYAVLRFVWWVLIGLLLIGFAVTDGFDMGVGMLMRLFGGNDLERRIMINTIAPHWDSNQVWLITAGGAMFAAWPMVYAAAFSGFYIAMILLLVSLLFRPVGFDYRSKIDNECWRNLWDWGIFLGSFIPPLVIGVAFGNLLQGVPFYLDEYMRLYYSGNFFQLINPFSLLAGIVSLMMFLTQGGTYLQMRTSGDLQLKMRVITQITALVTLLTFLIAGIWVVNSIEGFTVTSVIDRVAQSNPLNKEVVHQAGAWMANYQYYHTLWIVPMLGVLLPLLTILFSRIGCSAWAFICSSLTVTCIILTTGITLFPFIMPSSTMAKASLTLWDATSSYETLKVMTVVVSIFLPIVLLYVIWCYYKMFGRITKEHIEQNTHSLY; encoded by the coding sequence ATGTTTAATTATGCAGTATTGCGTTTTGTTTGGTGGGTACTCATTGGTTTGTTGCTAATTGGCTTTGCAGTCACCGACGGATTTGATATGGGCGTTGGCATGTTAATGCGTCTGTTTGGCGGCAACGATCTTGAACGGAGGATTATGATCAATACTATTGCACCGCACTGGGACAGTAACCAGGTGTGGCTGATCACGGCTGGCGGTGCAATGTTTGCTGCTTGGCCCATGGTTTATGCTGCAGCATTCTCTGGCTTTTACATCGCCATGATTTTGTTACTAGTATCGCTTCTTTTCCGTCCGGTTGGTTTCGATTACCGATCTAAAATTGATAATGAGTGCTGGCGTAATCTTTGGGATTGGGGCATCTTCCTTGGTAGTTTTATTCCCCCGTTGGTGATTGGGGTAGCTTTTGGTAACCTACTGCAGGGCGTACCATTTTACTTAGATGAGTATATGCGTTTGTATTACAGTGGTAATTTTTTTCAGTTAATTAACCCATTTAGCCTACTGGCGGGTATTGTCAGTCTTATGATGTTCCTGACTCAGGGTGGTACATATCTTCAAATGCGCACTAGCGGTGATTTGCAGTTGAAGATGCGCGTTATTACCCAAATTACCGCTTTGGTTACCTTACTGACGTTCCTGATAGCTGGTATTTGGGTTGTTAACAGCATAGAAGGTTTTACCGTGACCTCTGTGATCGATCGAGTCGCACAGTCAAACCCGTTAAATAAAGAAGTAGTGCATCAAGCCGGAGCTTGGATGGCTAATTACCAATATTATCATACTTTATGGATTGTGCCGATGCTGGGCGTGTTACTGCCACTGCTAACTATCTTATTTAGCCGAATTGGATGTAGTGCCTGGGCTTTTATTTGTTCCTCATTAACCGTTACTTGCATCATATTGACCACAGGAATAACTTTATTCCCATTCATAATGCCATCAAGTACGATGGCTAAGGCTAGCCTTACCTTATGGGACGCTACATCTAGCTATGAAACGTTGAAAGTTATGACAGTAGTAGTAAGCATATTCTTGCCTATTGTGCTGTTATATGTCATTTGGTGCTATTACAAAATGTTCGGTCGCATTACCAAAGAGCATATTGAACAAAATACGCATTCGCTTTATTGA
- the cydA gene encoding cytochrome ubiquinol oxidase subunit I — MFDVVELSRLQFALTAMYHFLFVPLTLGLAFLLAIMEMVYILSGKNIYKDMTKFWGKLFAINFALGVATGLTMEFQFGTNWSYFSYYVGDIFGAPLAIEGLMAFFLESTFIGLFLFGWDRLSKVQHMIVTWLVALGSNLSALWILVANSWMQNPIAADFNYETMRMEMVNFTDLFLNPVAQVKFVHTVAAGYCTGAMFVLGISSYYLLKGRDLAFAKRSFAIAASFGMAAVLSVIVLGDESGYKMGDVQKTKLAAIEAEWNTEPAPASFTLFCLPNQKEQTNQFAVRIPYALGIIATRSTNRKIIGLKDLMVQHELRIRNGINAYNLLQQLREGSTDTTVREAFNHAKQDLGYGLLLKQYTDNINQASEQHILQATIDSIPRVVPLYIAFRIMVGCGLLMLLMLGVCCWTILFNCIGQYRWLHRAMIYGMPLPWIAIESGWFIAEYGRQPWAIGEILPTAIANSTLTTGDILFSMVLICGLYTFFLAVEMYLMFKFARLGPSSLKTGNYHFEQSSVSSISL; from the coding sequence ATGTTTGATGTCGTAGAACTATCACGATTACAGTTTGCTTTAACGGCGATGTACCATTTTCTATTTGTACCGCTTACGCTTGGTCTGGCGTTTTTGCTCGCTATTATGGAAATGGTGTATATACTATCAGGTAAAAATATATATAAAGATATGACCAAGTTTTGGGGCAAGTTGTTCGCGATCAACTTCGCACTCGGTGTAGCTACTGGTCTTACTATGGAGTTTCAGTTCGGTACTAATTGGTCATATTTTTCCTACTATGTTGGCGATATTTTCGGCGCCCCGCTTGCTATCGAAGGTTTGATGGCTTTTTTCCTTGAATCAACTTTTATCGGGTTATTCCTGTTCGGTTGGGACCGACTTAGCAAAGTGCAACATATGATCGTAACCTGGTTGGTGGCGCTTGGTTCTAATCTTTCTGCCCTGTGGATACTAGTTGCCAATAGCTGGATGCAAAATCCCATCGCGGCGGATTTTAACTATGAAACCATGCGCATGGAAATGGTCAACTTCACTGATTTGTTTCTGAATCCAGTAGCGCAGGTTAAATTCGTGCATACTGTAGCAGCTGGATATTGCACCGGAGCAATGTTCGTCCTTGGTATCAGTTCTTACTATTTGCTGAAAGGACGCGATCTTGCTTTTGCTAAACGATCTTTCGCCATCGCCGCCTCCTTTGGTATGGCAGCAGTGTTGTCAGTCATAGTGTTGGGGGATGAATCCGGTTATAAAATGGGCGATGTGCAAAAAACCAAGTTAGCTGCTATTGAGGCGGAATGGAACACCGAACCGGCACCTGCATCATTTACGTTGTTCTGTTTACCGAACCAAAAAGAACAGACTAACCAGTTCGCAGTGCGCATCCCTTACGCTTTGGGTATTATCGCCACACGATCTACGAATCGTAAGATCATAGGCCTGAAAGATCTGATGGTACAACATGAGTTGCGTATCCGCAATGGGATTAATGCCTACAATTTACTACAGCAGCTGCGTGAAGGCAGCACTGATACTACTGTGCGCGAAGCATTTAACCATGCTAAACAGGATCTAGGCTATGGGTTGCTGCTTAAACAATATACTGATAATATTAACCAAGCTAGCGAACAGCATATTCTACAAGCAACCATTGATTCCATCCCCCGCGTAGTGCCGTTGTATATTGCCTTTCGGATCATGGTTGGTTGTGGCTTACTGATGCTGCTAATGCTAGGCGTCTGTTGCTGGACTATATTGTTTAATTGTATTGGTCAGTACCGTTGGCTACACCGTGCTATGATCTATGGAATGCCGTTGCCATGGATTGCTATCGAATCTGGTTGGTTTATCGCCGAGTACGGTCGCCAGCCTTGGGCTATCGGTGAAATTCTACCCACTGCAATTGCCAACTCCACTCTAACAACAGGCGATATACTGTTCTCGATGGTGTTGATTTGCGGGCTGTACACATTTTTTTTGGCTGTTGAAATGTATCTGATGTTCAAATTCGCGCGTTTAGGGCCTAGCAGTTTAAAAACCGGTAACTACCATTTTGAACAATCGTCAGTATCCTCTATTTCACTGTAA